One Candidatus Methylacidiphilales bacterium DNA segment encodes these proteins:
- a CDS encoding CusA/CzcA family heavy metal efflux RND transporter codes for MLERIVALSIRHPWEVIFVSVAAALIGIAAAFHIPIDAVPDITPVQVQINTEVPTLAPEEIERLVTTPIETAMAGLPHLTELRSISKFGLSQVVLNFKDGTDIYRARQLVAERIAGLGETIPDGLTPTLAPIATGLGEIFYYIVAYRADAPHKPAEQYQQLQELSLVQEYMIKPLLRQTPGIAEVNTSGGYTRQILIAPDPEKLSHHSIGFEELIHVIRKNMQNSGGGHVEIGHEQIVIRARTQAAGIEEISKIPIRYAAGVRPILLGDLAEISISHAFRYGASTENGEEAVVGIAVMLAGENSRVVAQAVKKRLREIQKQLPEGIEIREGYDRSVLVNKTIRTVEQNLFHGAVLVVAVLLLLLGNWRGAIIVTLAIPLSFLLAITGMVSCGLSANLMSLGAIDFGLIVDGAVVMIENIVRRIGERRRALGRELSAGERFDIAIQAGAEVAKPMFFGVLIITVVYVPILSLTGIEGKMFQPMAVAVMFCLIGALILSLTLMPALGALFLKGKFAEEESLLVRLCKAIYRPILKMAFAHRGGVVGAAVILFIFSWLIFKQLGAEFVPQLDEGDLSLQMIRGASVGLEASLTMQKRTEELLLKHFPEIRHIFSRIGTAEIAMDPMGPNVADTYIMLNPRETWRKENGRTISKERLIELMREMLEVKAPGQAFLFTQPIQLRFNEIMAGARANLALKIYGDDFETLEELAAQAREILVDISGAGDVEVDPIGRQPMVEIIPKPEALSRYGVQGEEIGRVVAQALGGEEVGQFIEGNRRLDIVVRLKEGLRREISEYERLPLQTERGEILPLGEVAEVKVIDAVGTIFREWNQRRVVIMINPRGRDMESFVREAQMRLQREMNWPSGYFYEFGGQFKNLIEARQRLSVVVPVALAMILGLLFLSFRSWRQATLVMLCVPLAMTGGVWALWWRGMPFTISAGIGFIALSGIAVLNGVMLVSFINQLRQSGMSLREAVWVGTLTRLRPKLMTALTTAIGFVPMAIATGTGAEVQRPLATVVIGGVLSATFLTLVVLPVLYDWVESFSDGSRE; via the coding sequence ATGCTTGAACGTATCGTTGCTTTATCCATCCGGCACCCTTGGGAGGTAATCTTTGTATCGGTAGCTGCAGCGCTCATCGGCATCGCGGCTGCTTTTCACATTCCTATTGATGCCGTGCCCGACATCACGCCGGTGCAAGTGCAAATCAACACCGAAGTCCCCACACTTGCTCCGGAGGAAATTGAACGTCTGGTCACCACCCCTATCGAAACCGCAATGGCAGGGCTTCCGCATTTGACGGAGCTGCGCTCTATCTCGAAATTTGGCCTATCACAAGTTGTCCTCAACTTCAAAGATGGAACGGACATTTATCGCGCTCGGCAACTCGTTGCGGAGCGCATCGCAGGCCTTGGAGAAACGATTCCTGATGGACTCACTCCCACGCTAGCTCCTATCGCCACAGGCTTAGGAGAAATCTTCTACTACATCGTCGCTTACCGTGCGGATGCTCCGCATAAGCCTGCAGAGCAATATCAGCAGCTTCAAGAGCTATCGCTTGTGCAGGAATACATGATTAAACCTCTCTTGCGTCAAACGCCGGGAATTGCCGAAGTCAACACCTCCGGCGGATATACACGCCAAATTCTTATTGCCCCTGATCCAGAAAAATTAAGTCACCACAGCATTGGCTTTGAGGAGTTGATCCATGTGATTCGTAAAAATATGCAAAACTCCGGAGGAGGTCATGTAGAGATCGGGCACGAGCAAATCGTCATTCGCGCGCGCACTCAAGCAGCAGGGATAGAGGAAATTTCAAAAATTCCGATCCGCTATGCAGCCGGGGTGCGACCTATTCTTCTTGGGGATCTGGCCGAGATCTCGATCTCGCACGCGTTTCGTTACGGTGCTTCGACTGAAAATGGAGAAGAAGCCGTTGTCGGGATCGCGGTTATGCTCGCAGGTGAAAACAGTCGAGTTGTAGCCCAAGCCGTAAAAAAGCGTCTTCGCGAAATTCAAAAACAACTTCCCGAGGGGATAGAAATTCGAGAGGGCTATGATCGCTCTGTGTTGGTGAATAAGACGATCCGCACTGTCGAACAAAATCTCTTCCACGGTGCTGTTCTTGTAGTCGCTGTCCTTCTTCTCCTACTTGGGAATTGGCGCGGCGCGATTATCGTCACGCTTGCGATACCGCTTTCATTTCTCTTGGCGATCACGGGCATGGTCTCCTGTGGGTTGAGCGCCAATCTCATGAGCCTTGGCGCGATAGATTTTGGGCTGATCGTGGATGGAGCGGTAGTGATGATTGAAAATATCGTTCGTCGAATTGGAGAGCGACGGCGCGCTTTAGGACGCGAGCTAAGCGCTGGTGAACGTTTTGACATCGCGATACAGGCAGGTGCAGAGGTAGCAAAGCCGATGTTTTTCGGCGTGTTAATCATCACTGTGGTTTATGTTCCGATTCTGAGTTTAACGGGTATCGAAGGAAAAATGTTTCAGCCGATGGCTGTAGCAGTGATGTTTTGTTTAATCGGTGCACTCATTTTATCGCTGACGTTGATGCCGGCATTGGGAGCGCTTTTTTTGAAGGGGAAGTTTGCAGAAGAAGAAAGTCTGCTGGTGCGGCTGTGCAAGGCGATCTACAGGCCTATATTGAAAATGGCATTCGCACATCGCGGCGGTGTCGTCGGGGCAGCGGTTATTCTTTTTATTTTTTCGTGGTTAATTTTTAAGCAGCTTGGAGCGGAATTTGTGCCGCAGCTTGATGAAGGGGATCTTTCGTTGCAGATGATTCGCGGGGCGAGCGTAGGATTAGAAGCATCGTTAACGATGCAGAAACGCACGGAGGAGTTGTTGCTTAAGCACTTTCCTGAGATTCGCCACATCTTTTCACGCATCGGGACTGCTGAGATTGCAATGGATCCGATGGGACCGAATGTGGCTGATACATACATTATGTTGAATCCACGCGAAACATGGCGGAAAGAGAACGGGCGAACGATTTCCAAAGAACGGCTTATCGAGCTGATGCGGGAAATGCTCGAGGTAAAAGCGCCAGGACAGGCGTTTCTTTTTACGCAGCCTATTCAATTGCGATTTAACGAGATTATGGCTGGAGCGCGGGCTAATTTGGCTTTGAAAATCTATGGGGACGATTTTGAAACGCTCGAAGAGCTTGCTGCTCAGGCGCGTGAAATTCTCGTTGATATTTCGGGGGCAGGTGATGTGGAGGTGGATCCGATTGGTCGTCAACCTATGGTGGAAATAATTCCTAAGCCTGAGGCTTTATCACGATACGGTGTGCAGGGAGAGGAGATTGGCCGTGTCGTCGCACAAGCATTGGGCGGAGAGGAAGTGGGCCAATTTATAGAAGGCAATCGGCGATTAGATATTGTGGTGCGGCTAAAAGAGGGCTTAAGGAGAGAGATTTCGGAATATGAGCGGCTCCCGCTGCAAACGGAGCGCGGGGAAATCCTTCCTTTGGGTGAAGTGGCAGAGGTGAAAGTGATCGATGCTGTGGGAACAATCTTTCGCGAGTGGAATCAGCGGCGCGTTGTGATTATGATTAATCCTAGAGGGCGAGACATGGAAAGTTTCGTGCGAGAGGCGCAGATGCGCCTTCAGAGGGAGATGAACTGGCCTTCGGGCTATTTTTATGAGTTTGGCGGGCAGTTTAAAAATTTGATTGAAGCGCGGCAGCGATTGAGTGTGGTGGTGCCGGTGGCTTTAGCGATGATTTTAGGTCTGCTTTTTTTGAGCTTCAGATCGTGGCGGCAAGCGACGTTGGTGATGCTGTGTGTGCCGTTGGCGATGACGGGGGGCGTGTGGGCACTATGGTGGCGAGGGATGCCTTTTACGATTTCTGCGGGGATCGGTTTTATTGCGTTGTCGGGGATTGCGGTGTTAAACGGGGTGATGTTGGTGAGTTTTATCAATCAGCTCCGTCAGTCTGGGATGTCTTTGCGCGAAGCGGTGTGGGTGGGGACTTTGACGCGGCTGCGGCCGAAACTTATGACGGCTCTTACCACGGCTATAGGCTTTGTGCCGATGGCGATAGCGACGGGGACAGGTGCCGAAGTGCAGCGTCCTTTAGCGACTGTGGTGATCGGAGGTGTGTTGAGCGCGACTTTTCTGACGTTGGTTGTTCTCCCTGTGCTTTATGATTGGGTGGAGAGTTTCTCGGATGGCTCGAGAGAGTAG
- a CDS encoding ribonuclease H-like domain-containing protein, with amino-acid sequence MHNLVYFDLETQNAFRGALRDPSQLKISIAVTYTTAHRTYTIYTENEIPQLLDTLQRADAVIGYNILDFDFRVLSNYTLFDLSHIPTLDLMKDLERSIGNRIGLTAVAQATLGIGKTSDGLEAIRLWQAKQYRQVAEYCCYDVKLTRLLHEYGAYHGKIHYMNKRTLKMEQALVSWKPQDILAKNRTLATTSNFN; translated from the coding sequence ATGCACAACCTCGTCTACTTCGACCTCGAAACGCAAAATGCCTTCCGTGGCGCACTTCGAGACCCCTCCCAACTCAAAATCTCCATCGCCGTCACCTACACAACCGCTCACCGCACCTACACCATCTACACCGAAAACGAAATCCCCCAACTCCTCGACACCCTACAACGTGCCGATGCCGTCATCGGTTACAACATCCTCGATTTCGACTTTCGCGTCCTATCCAACTACACCCTCTTCGATCTCTCCCACATCCCCACGCTCGACTTAATGAAAGATCTCGAACGCTCCATCGGCAATCGTATCGGCCTCACCGCAGTCGCCCAAGCCACCCTAGGCATCGGAAAAACCAGTGACGGCCTCGAAGCCATCCGCCTCTGGCAAGCAAAACAATACCGCCAAGTCGCCGAATACTGCTGTTACGACGTAAAACTCACACGCCTCCTCCATGAATACGGCGCCTACCACGGCAAAATCCACTACATGAATAAACGCACCCTCAAAATGGAACAGGCCCTAGTCTCCTGGAAACCCCAAGACATCCTCGCAAAAAACCGCACCTTAGCCACCACTTCCAATTTCAACTAA
- a CDS encoding M48 family metallopeptidase has protein sequence MNFFEHQAVRRRNTRKLLFLFFLAVLGTIAGVYLLCSPLWQPPDSPTWILWNPEAALYISIAVSIIILIGALHRLQTLKGGGAAIARALGGREIKPGHLSGLAEKRLYNVVEEMAIASGTPIPRIFILDQENGINAFAAGYSIQDAAIAVSRGCLEQLTRDELQGVVAHEFSHILNGDMRLNIRLIAILAGILFLTFIGRVLIEIGGRSRSDRNTPSILLILGGLGLILIGYIGVFFGRLIQAAVSRQREYLADASAVQFTRNPNGIAGALTKIMKWKHGAEIHNPMAVETSHMFFAQAITYSLARLFATHPPLEKRIAAIKQVPIKSIPKATPSTPHTAFGQPHLINHFIHSIGQVTQNPGQIANHIIPQIHPDIWQSCHHPSQVQAIILALLLSGNKTVQDTQLKFIQHDYDEDLCHKVTTLHSLLPSKNSLRWLILQAATPALRETPSPQREKFLHLTRKLTLADGRLNLFEFTIEILLEKWLQAIPPQRRPLSRSNPTFISATANLLLALAKTSYRDNPEALAQALHSGWQLLFLNTPPPEHKEVTYRDLRESLLSLDATEAETKELLLTACVTIVTHDQKIYEAEKDLLRMIALIWDCPLPLELD, from the coding sequence ATGAATTTTTTTGAACACCAAGCCGTTCGCCGCAGAAACACCCGCAAGCTCCTATTCCTCTTCTTCCTCGCAGTCCTAGGCACCATCGCAGGCGTCTACCTTCTTTGCTCGCCACTCTGGCAACCTCCCGACTCCCCCACATGGATCCTCTGGAATCCCGAAGCCGCCCTCTACATCAGCATTGCCGTATCCATCATCATTCTAATCGGCGCCTTACACCGTTTACAAACCCTTAAAGGCGGAGGAGCTGCCATAGCCCGCGCCCTCGGAGGCCGAGAAATCAAGCCCGGTCACCTCTCCGGCCTCGCAGAAAAACGCCTCTACAACGTCGTCGAAGAAATGGCCATCGCCTCCGGCACACCCATCCCACGCATCTTCATCCTCGATCAAGAAAATGGCATCAACGCCTTCGCCGCAGGCTACAGCATCCAAGATGCCGCCATCGCCGTATCCAGAGGCTGTCTCGAGCAACTTACCCGCGACGAATTACAAGGCGTCGTCGCTCATGAATTCAGTCACATCTTAAACGGCGACATGCGCCTCAACATCCGCCTCATCGCCATCCTCGCAGGCATCCTATTCCTCACTTTCATCGGACGCGTCCTGATCGAGATTGGTGGACGCTCTCGCAGTGACCGAAACACCCCCTCAATCCTCTTAATCCTCGGCGGTCTCGGTCTTATCCTCATAGGTTACATCGGCGTCTTCTTCGGTCGACTTATACAAGCTGCCGTCTCCCGACAACGAGAATATCTCGCCGACGCCTCAGCTGTCCAATTCACCCGCAATCCCAACGGCATCGCCGGCGCCCTCACCAAAATCATGAAATGGAAACACGGAGCAGAAATCCACAACCCCATGGCTGTAGAGACCAGCCATATGTTTTTCGCACAAGCAATAACTTATTCCCTAGCCAGACTTTTCGCCACCCACCCCCCTTTGGAAAAACGCATCGCCGCCATCAAACAAGTCCCCATAAAATCCATCCCCAAAGCCACTCCCTCTACCCCTCACACCGCATTCGGACAACCTCACCTCATCAATCACTTCATCCACTCCATTGGCCAAGTCACACAAAACCCCGGTCAAATCGCCAACCATATCATCCCTCAAATCCACCCCGACATTTGGCAGTCCTGCCACCACCCCTCTCAAGTCCAAGCCATCATCCTCGCCTTGCTACTCTCAGGAAATAAAACCGTGCAAGACACTCAACTAAAATTCATCCAACATGACTACGACGAAGACCTCTGCCACAAAGTCACCACCCTCCATTCCCTTCTCCCTTCAAAAAACTCACTCCGCTGGCTCATCCTTCAAGCCGCCACACCTGCTCTCCGCGAAACCCCCTCCCCACAACGTGAAAAATTCCTCCACCTCACACGCAAGCTCACCCTCGCTGATGGCCGCCTCAACCTCTTTGAATTCACCATAGAAATCCTCCTGGAAAAATGGCTCCAAGCCATCCCCCCTCAACGACGCCCCCTCTCCCGCTCCAACCCCACATTCATCTCTGCCACAGCCAACCTCCTCCTAGCACTAGCCAAAACCAGCTACCGCGACAATCCCGAAGCCCTCGCCCAAGCCCTCCACTCAGGCTGGCAACTCCTCTTCCTCAACACTCCCCCTCCAGAGCACAAAGAAGTCACCTACCGCGATCTTCGCGAATCCCTCCTCTCCCTCGACGCCACAGAAGCAGAAACAAAAGAGCTACTCCTCACAGCATGCGTAACGATCGTCACCCACGACCAAAAAATCTACGAAGCCGAAAAAGACCTCCTCCGCATGATCGCCTTGATCTGGGACTGCCCACTCCCTCTGGAACTCGATTAA
- a CDS encoding LemA family protein produces the protein MSLITLLSIAIIAVILILAIWAVGVYNRLINLRNQFKNAFAQIDVQLKRRYDLIPNLVETAKAYLKHERETLEAVIAARSRAVSANNKAAANPADSAAIAQLAAAEGGLASALGRLFALAEAYPDLKANQTMAQLSEELTSTENKISFARQAFNDAVMLYNTQREIFPNNLIAALFNFSEARLFEIENEAERQAPQVKFT, from the coding sequence ATGAGCCTCATCACCCTCCTCTCCATAGCAATCATTGCAGTCATCCTTATTCTAGCTATTTGGGCAGTCGGCGTCTACAACCGCCTTATCAATCTCCGCAACCAATTCAAAAATGCCTTCGCACAAATCGACGTCCAACTCAAACGCCGCTACGACCTCATCCCCAACCTCGTCGAAACCGCAAAAGCCTACCTTAAACACGAACGCGAAACCCTTGAAGCCGTCATCGCAGCCCGTTCACGCGCCGTCTCCGCCAATAACAAAGCTGCCGCCAACCCTGCCGACTCCGCTGCCATTGCCCAACTCGCTGCCGCCGAAGGTGGCCTTGCCTCGGCCCTAGGCCGCCTCTTCGCCCTCGCCGAAGCCTATCCAGACCTCAAAGCCAATCAAACCATGGCTCAACTCTCCGAAGAACTCACCTCCACCGAAAACAAAATCTCCTTCGCCCGTCAAGCTTTCAACGACGCCGTCATGCTCTACAACACTCAACGCGAAATTTTCCCCAACAACCTCATCGCCGCCCTCTTCAACTTCTCCGAAGCACGCCTCTTCGAAATCGAAAACGAAGCCGAAAGACAAGCCCCACAAGTCAAATTCACATAA
- a CDS encoding sugar ABC transporter permease has product MTTPPDTYSTPSSPRRHSLGQVLAAYALLVVFSIFALYPLTQIITISLRPSNQLLSTSLALIPQGATFESYVKLLFETDYLRWLLNSTLIALTVTVTGVAIASTAAYGLSRFRFWGRNAILSGLLITQMFPATMLLLPLYLMLIQLGLINSYLGVIVIYLATALPFCVWQLKGYYDTIPTSLEEAALIDGCTPWQTFRKIVLPLAAPGLAITALFSFMTAWNEYVVAALVLQETHLFTLPMGLRSFMGNMNTEWGLYAAGALIVSVPAVTVFLLVSRFLVSGLTAGGVKE; this is encoded by the coding sequence ATGACTACTCCTCCCGACACCTACTCCACCCCTAGCTCACCCCGCCGCCATTCTCTTGGCCAAGTTCTCGCGGCTTATGCCCTCCTAGTAGTATTTTCCATCTTTGCTCTCTACCCGCTCACTCAGATCATCACCATCTCCCTCCGCCCGAGCAATCAACTGCTCTCTACCTCACTCGCCCTCATTCCACAAGGCGCCACATTTGAAAGTTACGTCAAACTCCTCTTTGAAACCGACTACCTACGCTGGCTCCTCAACTCAACCCTAATTGCACTAACAGTCACCGTCACCGGCGTCGCAATCGCCTCCACAGCAGCCTACGGCTTATCCCGCTTCCGTTTTTGGGGACGCAACGCCATCCTCTCTGGACTCCTAATCACACAAATGTTCCCAGCCACAATGCTCCTTCTCCCCCTATATTTAATGCTCATCCAGCTAGGCCTCATCAACTCCTACCTCGGCGTCATCGTCATCTACCTTGCCACAGCACTGCCCTTTTGCGTATGGCAACTCAAAGGCTACTACGACACCATCCCCACCTCCCTCGAAGAAGCCGCCCTCATTGATGGCTGCACCCCTTGGCAAACCTTCCGCAAAATCGTCCTCCCGCTCGCCGCCCCCGGCCTGGCAATCACCGCGCTCTTTTCCTTCATGACGGCTTGGAACGAATACGTCGTCGCCGCCCTCGTCCTCCAAGAAACCCACCTCTTCACACTACCCATGGGCTTGCGCAGTTTCATGGGCAACATGAATACCGAGTGGGGCCTCTACGCGGCAGGCGCCTTGATCGTTTCCGTCCCAGCCGTCACCGTTTTTCTCCTCGTCTCCCGCTTCCTCGTCTCAGGCCTTACCGCCGGTGGAGTCAAAGAATAA